The following proteins come from a genomic window of Acinonyx jubatus isolate Ajub_Pintada_27869175 chromosome C1, VMU_Ajub_asm_v1.0, whole genome shotgun sequence:
- the LOC128313667 gene encoding SIN3-HDAC complex-associated factor-like, whose translation MFGFHKPKMYRSIEGCCICRAKSSSSRFTDSKRYEKDFQSSFGSHETGSGDICNACVLLVKRWKKLPAGSQKNWNHVVDARAGPSLKTTLKPKKVKTLSGNMIKSNQISKLQKEFKRHNSDAHSTTSSASPAQSPCYSNQSDDGSDTEMASGSNRTPFFSFLDLTYWKRQKIRCGIIYKGRFGEVLTDTHLFKPCCNNKKAAAEKLEEQGPEPLPISTQEW comes from the coding sequence ATGTTTGGTTTTCACAAGCCAAAGATGTACCGAAGTATAGAGGGCTGCTGTATTTGCAGAGCTAAGTCCTCCAGTTCTCGATTCACTGACAGTAAACGCTATGAAAAGGACTTCCAGAGCTCTTTTGGGTCGCATGAGACTGGTTCAGGAGACATCTGTAATGCCTGTGTCCTGCTTGtgaaaagatggaagaaattgCCAGCAGGATCACAAAAAAACTGGAATCATGTGGTAGATGCAAGGGCAGGACCCAGTCTGAAGACAACATTGAaaccaaagaaagtgaaaactttATCTGGAAACATGATAAAAAGCAACCAAATCAGTAAACTACAGAAGGAATTCAAACGTCACAATTCTGATGCTCACAGTACCACCTCAAGTGCCTCCCCAGCTCAGTCTCCTTGTTATAGTAACCAGTCGGATGATGGCTCAGATACAGAGATGGCTTCTGGCTCTAACAGAAcgccatttttttcctttttagatctCACAtactggaaaagacagaaaatacgtTGTGGGATTATCTATAAAGGCCGTTTTGGAGAAGTTCTCACTGACACACATCTATTCAAGCCTTGCTGCAACAATAAGAAAGCAGCTGCTGAGAAGCTGGAGGAGCAGGGGCCAGAGCCTCTGCCCATCTCCACTCAGGAGTGGTGA